From the genome of bacterium:
CCATAAGGCCTTGCGTCAAGCCGGTCGATCCTGATGGTGACCGCGGCCCTTGGATCGTGCGAGGTGTAACCCACCAGCATCCCGCCTTTTCCCATGGGGCGGAATGAAGGACGGAGATCCACCAAAAATGGATATGATCTGCCGGAAACCGTGACCTGGCTGCTGTCGGCAAAGAGATCCTCATCAAACATGATCTCCATTCCGGGCATCGGATGCCGGCTGGGCCCGATGTTGGGAAGGATCACGCGGATTGTAGCCGGCCCCTCCAGCACGCTCTCCGGTCCGCCGTAGATGTAACCCACTGCCGGGGCCGATTCCCAGACGAACTTGGAGCCGTCCAGGCACATCTGAAAATCTTTTTTAAGGTCCGGGTGATAGGTGCAACCCAGACAGGCTGTCAGCAACAACAAAAAGGCTGTTAGGAAAAAGCGCCTCATTTTTTGGCCAGAGCCTCCCTTACCTTTTTCAGCTCGGCCCGGATCTGTATCCCCTGGGGGCATTTCTTTTCGCAGATCCCGCAATTGATGCAGTTCTCGGCTCGTTCCGACGGTTTGAACCAGTTCCAGTAGAAGAAGGCCGGGTTCCCGAAATTCCCGTAGCGGTAGCCGTCGTTGTAAAGCTCAAAGTTGCGGGGGATGTTGACCCCGGACGGGCAGGGCAGGCAGTATTTGCAGTTGGTGCAGTTGA
Proteins encoded in this window:
- a CDS encoding 4Fe-4S dicluster domain-containing protein — encoded protein: NCTNCKYCLPCPSGVNIPRNFELYNDGYRYGNFGNPAFFYWNWFKPSERAENCINCGICEKKCPQGIQIRAELKKVREALAKK